From Phenylobacterium montanum, the proteins below share one genomic window:
- the rnc gene encoding ribonuclease III, giving the protein MNARAQAVEALAGRLGHAFSDPSLLERALTHASVTGVAAKQRDNEVLEFIGDRVIGLFAAERLAELYPKSPEGDLAPRLNAVVSREACARVARRMGLGPALRLAPSETKTGGRDKDSILAGACEAVMAAVYYDGGVDVARRVFLDLWSEAFDTLGQPRPRDPKTALQEWAQGRGKPLPTYSVTDRTGPDHAPVFTVSVEVAGLIPMSAQGRSRQEAEKAAAAQLLEREGQ; this is encoded by the coding sequence GTGAACGCGCGCGCCCAGGCGGTCGAGGCTCTGGCGGGCCGGCTCGGCCATGCCTTCAGTGACCCCAGCCTCCTGGAGCGCGCCCTGACCCACGCCAGCGTCACCGGCGTCGCCGCCAAGCAGCGCGACAACGAGGTCCTGGAATTCATCGGCGATCGGGTGATCGGCCTCTTCGCCGCCGAGCGCCTGGCCGAGCTCTATCCCAAATCCCCGGAGGGCGACCTGGCCCCCCGGCTCAACGCCGTGGTCAGCCGCGAGGCCTGCGCCAGGGTCGCGCGACGGATGGGACTGGGGCCCGCCCTGCGCCTTGCGCCGTCCGAGACCAAGACCGGCGGGCGGGACAAGGATTCCATCCTGGCCGGCGCCTGCGAGGCGGTGATGGCGGCGGTCTATTATGACGGCGGCGTCGATGTGGCCCGGCGGGTGTTTCTCGACCTGTGGTCCGAGGCGTTCGACACCCTCGGCCAGCCGCGCCCACGCGATCCCAAGACTGCGCTGCAGGAGTGGGCGCAAGGCCGCGGCAAGCCCCTGCCGACCTATTCGGTCACCGACCGTACCGGCCCCGACCACGCCCCGGTCTTCACCGTCTCGGTGGAGGTTGCGGGCCTCATCCCAATGAGCGCACAAGGCCGTTCGCGGCAGGAGGCGGAAAAAGCCGCCGCCGCCCAGCTGCTCGAACGCGAAGGCCAATAA
- the acpS gene encoding holo-ACP synthase gives MIIGLGSDLCDIRRIEDTLQNFGERFTNRLFTEIERARSERKPDRAASYAKRFAAKEACSKALGTGIRGGVFWRDMGVANLKSGQPTMVLTGGAGERLARITPPGMRPVVHLTMTDDHPYAQAFVIIEALPLDPGAATP, from the coding sequence TTGATCATTGGCCTCGGATCGGACCTCTGCGACATCCGCCGCATCGAGGACACGCTGCAGAACTTCGGCGAGCGCTTCACCAATCGCCTGTTCACCGAGATCGAGCGCGCCCGCTCCGAGCGCAAACCCGACCGCGCCGCCAGCTACGCCAAGCGTTTCGCCGCCAAGGAGGCCTGCTCCAAGGCGCTGGGCACAGGTATCCGTGGTGGAGTGTTCTGGCGTGACATGGGCGTGGCCAACCTCAAGTCGGGCCAGCCGACCATGGTCCTGACCGGCGGCGCCGGCGAGCGCCTGGCCCGCATCACGCCCCCGGGCATGCGGCCGGTGGTGCATCTGACCATGACCGACGACCACCCCTACGCCCAGGCCTTCGTGATCATCGAGGCCTTGCCCCTGGACCCCGGCGCTGCGACGCCATGA
- the pyrE gene encoding orotate phosphoribosyltransferase has product MTNDDVIDEFRAAGALREGHFVLSSGLHSPVFLQKNLVFMHPDRCERLCKALAQKITEKVGKVDVVVSPAVGGIIPGYETSRHLNAPSIYVEREGGEFKFRRGFHVAPGARVAMVEDIVTTGLSSRECIAAIQAAGAEVVCAACIVDRSGGRADVGVPLVALATLDVPAYPADALPPELAAIPTEDPGSRRLGK; this is encoded by the coding sequence ATGACCAATGACGATGTGATCGACGAGTTCCGCGCGGCGGGAGCCCTGCGGGAAGGCCATTTCGTGCTGTCCTCGGGGCTGCACAGTCCGGTTTTCCTGCAGAAGAACCTGGTGTTCATGCACCCGGATCGCTGCGAGCGCCTGTGCAAGGCCCTGGCCCAAAAGATCACGGAGAAGGTCGGCAAGGTCGACGTGGTGGTCTCGCCGGCCGTCGGCGGCATCATCCCCGGCTATGAGACCTCTCGCCATCTGAACGCCCCCTCGATCTATGTCGAGCGCGAGGGCGGCGAGTTCAAGTTCCGCCGTGGCTTCCACGTCGCGCCCGGCGCACGGGTGGCCATGGTCGAGGACATCGTCACCACGGGCCTGTCCTCCCGCGAATGCATCGCCGCGATCCAGGCCGCGGGCGCCGAGGTGGTCTGCGCCGCCTGCATCGTCGACCGATCGGGCGGCCGCGCTGATGTCGGCGTCCCTCTGGTGGCGCTGGCGACCCTGGACGTGCCGGCCTATCCCGCCGACGCCCTGCCGCCGGAGCTGGCGGCGATCCCGACCGAGGACCCCGGCAGCCGGAGACTGGGCAAATGA
- the era gene encoding GTPase Era produces MSDTKTKAGFAAVIGAPNAGKSTLVNRLVGAKVSIVTQKVQTTRFPVKGVAMAGAAQIVLVDTPGIFNPRRRLDRAMVRSAWAGAEDADAVVHLVDANAEIAVALGGGKAADKKAAQDVETIIAGMKSAGRKAILAINKIDLVKRDQLLGLSQKLFGEGVYDEVFMISAANGSGVEDLRTRLAELMPEGPWLYPEDQTADLPARLLAAEITREKLYLRVHEELPYAAAVETTAFTEAKDGGARIEQTIYVERESQRPIVLGKNGQTLKWIGQHAREDLIQILDRPVHLFLTVKVRETWAEEREFFTGLGLDFDV; encoded by the coding sequence ATGAGCGACACCAAGACCAAAGCCGGGTTCGCGGCCGTCATCGGCGCCCCCAACGCCGGCAAGTCCACCCTGGTCAACCGCCTGGTCGGGGCCAAGGTCTCGATCGTGACCCAGAAGGTCCAGACCACCCGCTTTCCAGTCAAGGGCGTGGCCATGGCCGGTGCGGCCCAGATCGTGCTGGTCGACACCCCCGGCATTTTCAACCCGCGCCGCCGGCTCGACCGGGCCATGGTGCGCTCGGCCTGGGCCGGGGCCGAGGACGCCGACGCCGTCGTGCATCTGGTGGACGCCAATGCCGAGATCGCGGTCGCCTTAGGCGGCGGCAAGGCGGCCGATAAGAAGGCCGCCCAGGATGTCGAAACCATCATCGCCGGCATGAAATCGGCCGGCCGCAAGGCGATCCTGGCCATCAACAAGATCGATCTGGTCAAGCGTGACCAGCTCCTCGGCCTGTCGCAGAAGCTGTTCGGCGAGGGCGTCTACGACGAGGTGTTCATGATCTCGGCCGCCAACGGCTCCGGGGTCGAGGACCTCAGGACCCGCCTGGCGGAACTGATGCCAGAAGGGCCGTGGCTCTATCCCGAAGATCAGACCGCTGACCTGCCGGCGCGCCTTCTGGCCGCCGAGATCACCCGCGAGAAGCTCTACCTGCGGGTCCACGAGGAGCTGCCCTATGCGGCGGCGGTGGAGACCACAGCCTTCACCGAGGCCAAGGACGGCGGCGCCCGCATCGAGCAGACCATCTATGTCGAGCGCGAAAGCCAGCGCCCGATCGTGCTGGGCAAGAACGGCCAGACCCTGAAATGGATCGGCCAGCACGCCCGCGAGGACCTGATCCAGATCCTGGATCGCCCGGTGCACCTGTTCCTCACGGTCAAGGTCCGCGAGACCTGGGCCGAGGAGCGGGAGTTCTTCACCGGGCTGGGGCTGGATTTCGACGTCTGA
- a CDS encoding RelA/SpoT family protein — translation MRMHGSQTRASGDPYFAHPIEVAGILTDYRLDTATIVTALLHDVIEDTPVTRADIDQLFGPLIGELVEGVTKLSRLELQAEHTRQAENLRKFILAISRDVRVLMVKLADRLHNMRTLEFIPRQEKRERIARETLDIYAPLARSIGCHRICTELEELAFTHLNKVARDAIVRRLEVLRAEQSSTVAVVSGEISAKLEAAGIKSRVFGREKHPYSIWRKLQRKSIGFSQLSDIYAFRVIVESEEACYQALGVIHRAWPMVPERFKDFISTPKRNNYRSLHTTVVGPKGMKIEMQIRTEAMNRVAEDGVAAHWRYKDESYGFDAEAQQAAGGRDPLVNLRHLVQVLEHGGDAEDLVEHAKLEMFLDQVFVFTPKGQLISLPRGAMPLDFAYAVHSDVGDTAVGVKINGELRPLRTPLTNGDVVEVIRGAKAVAHPEWQSLSITGRARSAIRRHMRQTEKDEFIRLGRASIDQTIERAGKTRAEVSLRPALERFTAPTEEELYEAVGRGRISPAQVLEVLFPGLKETEKAAAAARRKIEGGKGARLFVRGGGLTPGVSLHFGTCCNPVPGDRIVGILEPDGGGLTVHAIDCQKLAEYEDRDDLWRDLQWTPEAERNTISQAKLKATIRDAPGVLGQTCTIIGQAGGNIVGMRMHHRQADFFDVDFDIEVRDARHLTNIAAALRACPPVETVERARG, via the coding sequence ATGCGCATGCACGGCTCCCAGACCCGGGCCTCGGGCGATCCCTATTTCGCCCACCCGATCGAGGTGGCCGGCATCCTGACCGACTATAGGCTGGACACGGCGACCATCGTCACCGCCCTGCTGCACGACGTGATCGAGGACACCCCGGTCACCCGCGCCGATATCGACCAGCTTTTCGGCCCCCTGATCGGCGAACTGGTGGAAGGCGTGACCAAGCTGTCGCGTCTGGAACTGCAGGCCGAGCACACTCGCCAGGCGGAGAACCTCCGCAAGTTCATCCTGGCCATTTCCCGAGACGTGCGCGTCTTGATGGTCAAACTGGCCGACCGGCTGCACAACATGCGCACGCTGGAGTTCATTCCGCGGCAGGAAAAGCGCGAGCGCATCGCTCGCGAGACCCTGGACATCTATGCGCCCCTGGCCCGCTCGATCGGCTGCCATCGGATCTGCACCGAACTGGAGGAGCTGGCCTTCACCCACCTGAACAAGGTGGCGCGCGATGCGATCGTGCGGCGGCTGGAGGTCTTGCGCGCCGAGCAGAGCAGCACCGTGGCGGTGGTCAGCGGCGAAATCTCGGCCAAGCTCGAGGCGGCGGGAATCAAGAGCCGCGTGTTCGGCCGCGAAAAGCATCCCTATTCGATCTGGCGCAAGCTGCAGCGCAAATCCATCGGCTTCTCCCAGCTCTCCGACATCTACGCCTTCCGCGTGATCGTGGAGTCGGAGGAGGCCTGCTACCAGGCCCTCGGTGTGATCCACCGCGCCTGGCCCATGGTGCCGGAGCGGTTCAAGGACTTCATCTCCACCCCCAAGCGCAACAACTATCGCTCGCTGCACACCACGGTCGTCGGCCCCAAGGGCATGAAGATCGAGATGCAGATCCGCACCGAGGCGATGAACCGGGTCGCCGAGGACGGGGTGGCGGCCCACTGGCGCTACAAGGACGAAAGCTACGGCTTCGACGCCGAGGCGCAGCAGGCGGCGGGCGGGCGCGACCCCCTGGTCAACCTGCGCCACCTGGTCCAGGTGCTGGAGCACGGCGGCGACGCCGAGGACCTAGTCGAGCACGCCAAGCTGGAGATGTTCCTCGACCAGGTGTTCGTCTTCACCCCCAAGGGCCAGCTGATCAGCCTGCCCAGGGGCGCCATGCCGCTGGACTTCGCCTACGCGGTCCACTCGGACGTGGGCGACACCGCGGTGGGCGTGAAGATCAACGGCGAGCTTCGCCCCCTGCGCACCCCTCTGACCAATGGCGACGTGGTCGAGGTGATCCGTGGAGCCAAGGCGGTCGCCCACCCCGAATGGCAGTCGCTGTCGATCACCGGCCGCGCGCGCTCGGCCATCCGCCGGCACATGCGCCAGACCGAAAAGGACGAGTTCATCCGCCTCGGTCGCGCCTCGATCGACCAGACCATCGAGCGCGCCGGCAAGACGCGCGCCGAGGTCTCGCTACGCCCCGCCCTGGAACGGTTCACCGCCCCCACCGAGGAGGAGCTCTACGAGGCCGTCGGCCGCGGGCGCATCTCGCCGGCCCAGGTGCTGGAAGTGCTGTTCCCGGGCCTGAAGGAGACCGAGAAGGCCGCTGCGGCGGCCCGGCGCAAGATCGAGGGCGGCAAGGGCGCGCGCCTGTTCGTCCGCGGCGGCGGCCTTACGCCTGGCGTGAGCCTGCACTTCGGGACCTGCTGCAACCCGGTGCCCGGCGACCGCATCGTCGGCATCCTGGAGCCCGATGGCGGCGGCCTGACCGTACACGCCATCGACTGCCAGAAGCTGGCTGAATACGAGGACCGTGACGACCTCTGGCGCGACCTGCAATGGACGCCCGAGGCCGAACGCAACACCATCTCCCAGGCCAAGCTCAAGGCCACCATCCGTGACGCGCCGGGCGTGCTCGGCCAGACCTGCACCATCATCGGCCAGGCCGGCGGCAACATCGTCGGCATGCGCATGCATCACCGCCAGGCCGACTTCTTCGACGTCGATTTCGACATCGAGGTGCGCGACGCCCGCCACCTGACCAACATCGCCGCCGCCCTGCGCGCCTGCCCGCCAGTTGAGACGGTGGAGCGGGCGCGGGGCTGA
- a CDS encoding SHOCT domain-containing protein, producing MTEVIGYQGGSGDRGEETATEQLRSLLIAGESLIAVALQHRLFALTHRRIAAAATSGRFIYLSRRLLGGYDPVDVRWQDMKEAHLKVGLFGANVRIEFSANLSDTAAGERGAGEIEVTGLKIPQAQALYRECQAQVQAWREKRRMRSIEEMRAQAGGVQIATGVYPQGRGGAVDAGRTIEAQPAQSGAEDPAQRLARAKSMLAQGLITDAEFEAIKAKIIGAL from the coding sequence ATGACCGAGGTCATCGGCTATCAGGGCGGATCCGGCGACCGGGGCGAGGAGACCGCCACCGAACAGCTGCGCAGCCTGCTCATCGCCGGCGAGAGCCTGATCGCGGTCGCTCTGCAGCATCGCCTGTTCGCCCTGACCCATCGCCGGATCGCGGCGGCGGCGACCTCGGGCCGCTTCATCTATCTGAGCCGGCGCCTGCTGGGCGGCTACGACCCGGTCGACGTGCGTTGGCAGGATATGAAAGAGGCGCATCTCAAGGTCGGCCTGTTCGGCGCCAATGTGCGGATCGAATTCAGCGCCAACCTGTCCGACACCGCCGCGGGCGAGCGCGGGGCAGGAGAGATCGAGGTCACCGGCCTGAAGATCCCCCAGGCCCAGGCCCTCTACCGCGAATGCCAGGCCCAGGTTCAAGCCTGGCGCGAGAAGCGGCGGATGCGCTCGATCGAGGAAATGCGCGCCCAGGCCGGCGGGGTGCAGATCGCGACCGGCGTCTATCCGCAAGGGCGGGGCGGCGCGGTCGACGCCGGCCGGACCATCGAGGCCCAGCCTGCGCAATCTGGCGCTGAGGATCCCGCCCAGCGCCTTGCCCGCGCCAAGTCGATGCTGGCCCAGGGCCTGATCACCGACGCCGAGTTCGAGGCGATCAAAGCTAAGATCATCGGGGCGCTTTAG
- the lepB gene encoding signal peptidase I: MSSDAEGPTDGKGGAANEAIEIVKTIVYALLIALVLRVLLFQPYTIPSASMEPNLYEGDYIIVSKYSYGYSKHSIPFSPPLFHGRIFNTSPKRGDIIVFKLPREPNVDYIKRLVGLPGDKIQVKSGVVFVNGRPMDRTRVGAGMEDNGDGMTFPIDVFKETTPEGRSYLTNSYGKNQVSENTGVYVVPPHCYFMMGDNRDNSLDSRFDPGMPFDAVGPSNCGWDPSVDPYVPDEKGVGFVPEENLEGRAQIILLSWKRGASLFKPWTWVLNARPSRFFHVLK; encoded by the coding sequence ATGAGTTCTGACGCAGAGGGGCCGACCGACGGCAAAGGCGGCGCGGCGAACGAGGCGATCGAGATCGTCAAGACCATCGTCTATGCGCTGCTGATCGCCCTGGTCCTGAGGGTGCTGCTGTTCCAGCCCTATACGATCCCTTCGGCCTCGATGGAGCCGAACCTCTACGAGGGCGACTACATCATCGTCTCGAAATACAGCTACGGCTATTCCAAGCACTCGATCCCGTTCAGCCCGCCGCTGTTCCACGGCCGCATCTTCAACACCTCGCCCAAGCGCGGCGACATCATCGTCTTCAAGCTGCCGCGCGAGCCGAACGTCGACTACATCAAGCGGCTGGTCGGCCTGCCGGGCGACAAGATCCAGGTCAAGTCGGGGGTGGTGTTCGTCAACGGCCGGCCCATGGACCGCACCCGCGTCGGCGCCGGCATGGAAGACAACGGCGACGGCATGACCTTCCCGATCGACGTGTTCAAGGAGACCACGCCCGAGGGCCGCAGCTACCTGACCAATTCCTACGGCAAGAACCAGGTCTCGGAAAACACCGGGGTCTATGTGGTGCCGCCGCATTGCTACTTCATGATGGGCGACAACCGCGACAACTCGCTGGACAGCCGCTTCGACCCGGGCATGCCTTTCGACGCCGTGGGTCCGTCCAATTGCGGCTGGGACCCCTCGGTCGACCCCTACGTGCCTGACGAGAAGGGGGTGGGCTTCGTGCCGGAAGAAAACCTGGAAGGCCGGGCCCAGATCATCCTGCTGTCATGGAAGCGCGGCGCCTCGCTGTTCAAGCCGTGGACCTGGGTGCTGAACGCGCGGCCCAGCCGCTTCTTCCACGTTCTCAAGTGA
- a CDS encoding pyridoxine 5'-phosphate synthase, with amino-acid sequence MSARLRLGVNIDHVATIRNARGGHAPDPSRAAEIAMAAGADGITAHLREDRRHISDTDIEHLAQLTRRRGRPLNFEMAVTDEMQAIALRHRPHAACLVPERREEITTEGGLDVAKGRNTIDPVVRALKEVGIRVSLFIEASPVQVQAAADVGAQVVELHTGAYSDAVREHRPEAAGYLEALQKAAALAASLGLEVHAGHGLDYETVGPVAAIPEIVELNIGHFLIGEAIFTGLDPAIRRMRALMDHARTHAPQVQAEGTAA; translated from the coding sequence ATGAGCGCGAGGCTGCGTCTTGGGGTCAATATCGACCATGTGGCGACCATCCGGAACGCCCGTGGCGGCCACGCGCCGGACCCCTCGCGCGCCGCCGAGATCGCCATGGCCGCCGGCGCCGACGGCATCACCGCCCATTTGCGCGAGGATCGCCGGCACATCTCGGACACCGATATCGAGCACTTGGCCCAGCTGACCCGCCGTCGGGGCAGGCCGCTGAACTTCGAGATGGCGGTGACCGACGAGATGCAGGCCATCGCCCTGCGTCATCGCCCGCACGCCGCCTGCCTGGTGCCCGAGCGCCGCGAGGAAATCACCACCGAAGGCGGCCTCGACGTCGCCAAGGGCCGCAACACCATCGATCCGGTCGTGCGCGCTCTGAAAGAGGTCGGCATCCGAGTCTCGCTGTTCATCGAGGCCAGTCCGGTCCAGGTGCAGGCCGCCGCCGACGTGGGCGCCCAGGTGGTCGAACTGCACACCGGCGCCTATAGCGACGCGGTGCGCGAGCATCGGCCCGAGGCCGCCGGCTATCTCGAAGCCCTTCAGAAGGCCGCGGCCCTGGCCGCCTCGCTTGGGCTGGAGGTCCACGCCGGGCATGGCCTGGACTACGAGACCGTGGGGCCGGTCGCCGCCATCCCCGAGATCGTCGAGCTGAACATCGGGCATTTCCTGATCGGGGAGGCCATCTTCACCGGCCTCGACCCCGCCATTCGCCGCATGCGCGCCCTGATGGACCACGCCCGCACCCACGCCCCCCAGGTTCAGGCAGAGGGAACCGCGGCTTGA